The segment ATGAACCTGAACAGAGCACTGAAGAGAATGACGTAAGGGATTGAAGAAAATCTAAGAGAGGAAAAAGAAGGGGAAAGGTATTCTTCTTAATAAAAAAACGAAAATGACTTTTTCAGCAAACCCTAATATAGTCAGAATTATTGAGGGTCGCGCAGCTATTTTACTGTTAGGGTGATTGTTTTGAAGCGGAAAATAAAAACCGCCGGCACGAAAGCCAGCGGCTTTTTCAATGCTATTTGCGATCAGTAAAAGGCATTAGCCTTCGTCTTCTCGACCATAGAAGGCATTGGGATTAGCACGGCTGTTTGGCTCTTGCCCAAACGGTCTTGTCTTTTTACCATTATTGTTAGCTTCGTCGTCGCCGCCGCTGCTTCCCATTGGTGAGGAGTTGCCACCACCGGGGAGGTTGGTATTAACGCTACCAGCAAGACTTGAAATCGCGGAGCTGACCGTGTTCTCGGATACCTTGTCACCAGGATTGCTTGTGGAAGCATTGAGACCGGCTCTCTCAAAGATCTCGGCAAGAGCGGCTTCTGTCAGAGGAGATGATACATCGGTATCACTTCCCATCAGTCCTTTTGCAGCAAGGGCTCTAACTGCGTCGCTGGGGTTGCTGACCTTCAAGTTCAGGGCATTGGCATACTTCAGTGCGAAATCGCCAATCGTAACATCTTTCGCTAGTACTGGCAGTGATAAAACCCCGATGCTCAAGAAAATCGCTAAAACCAATCTAACTTTCATAACCCTCCTCCTAAATATCTTTTCCTAAAATTAACATCCTTTTTCATATATTGTCAAAACAGCTGAAAGTCCAATTTAAAACTATCACATATTTTCAGATTTTTATCACAATTTTTCACAACCATTCAGTTTGTCGCTCGATTTCTTCTTCTATCACCACCTCTCTTATTTCATAACGTTTCTTTTATTTGTTTTGTAATATACGCTCAAATGTTCTTTCGTGCAACCTCAATTTTCAATTATTGCATTTTTGTTCCATCTCTTCAAATCTTGGCTTGGATCTAATGGAAATCGTTTAGAATCGGGAAGCTCATTGATATAATATAATTAACATTGAGTCATCTTTATGAAGAGTATGTGATGCTTCAAGAAACCGGCCCAATCAGAACAAGGGAAGTCCTTGAAAAATATGAGGAGGAACGCCTCTCCTGTTATGCGCTCAAGAGCTCACGCGCCAGGAGGTTGATCGACGTCAGCTCAGAGGGAAGGCTCTTCGATTACAGGACTGAATTCCAGAGAGACAGGGACAGGATCATCTATTCCAGAGCTTTTCGAAGGCTGAGGAATAAGGCGAGTATCTCCCATATAACTGATGAGGATCATGGAAGGGACAGGCTCAATCATACGCTGGAGGTCAGCCAGATTGCCAGGACCCTCGGGAGAGGGTTGAGCCTAAATGAGGATCTGATCGAGGCGATCTCGCTGGCGCATGACCTGGGAGTTCCGCCCTTTGGAGAGGCTGCGGAAAAAACTCTTGATTCCATCTTAAAAGGGAGGATACTCGAAGGGTTGACGGAGATTAAGACAGACCTGTACGGATTCGCAAGAAACAAACAATCGTTGAGAGTGGTCGATCTCTTAGAGAAGAGGTACGAACATGAGGGACTCAACCTGACCAGCGATACCAGGGAGGGGATCGTGAAGCAGGGAGAGAAAGGAAAGGATATGGCTTATCCTGATATGATAAAAGAAGGCCTGCATCCAGGACTTGCACCGTCATTCGAGGCCCAGGTGGTTTTCATCGCCGACGAGATCGCCACTCAGATCGAGAGCGCCGATGACGGACTGAGGTGCGGGATCATCGAGCTGAAGGAAGCGGAACGTCTTGCCCTGGTGAGAGAGCTAATCAAGAAAATCGGGAAGAGATATACAGCGCTGAGAGGGCGCTATATGAAGATTGCTTCCATCAACAGAGGTCTCACCCATCTCCTCGTGACCAACGTCATCTGCCATTCCCTTCAAGCACTCAGCCGCTGGGCCGAAAAAAACGGCGTTTGCAGCACGGAGAGATTCTATCAATCGAGAGAGACAATCAGTGGAAACGAGATTTCATTTCCTCCCCGAGTAAAGAAGATGTTCGGCGAGTTCTGGGATTTCATTTCCTCCCGAACAGCTTATACATTTCATACCCAGAGAGTCAGGGAGAGGGCGAAGAGAATCATCGAGGGGCTTTTCATGGCGTATTACAGAAATCCCCTGATTCTTGAAGATTATCTTCTTCTCCGGTATCGGGAGATCAGGGGGGTGAAATTCCTCCGGGACATACCCGGAAAACGGATGGGGAAAGAGATTGTTCGCTATAAAAAAGACCCGCGGTTCGTTAGATTGATCTGTGATCACATTGCGGGAATGACGGACAATTATGCGCGGCAGGAGTATGAAAAGTTGAACCTGGAATACCATAAGGGTTAGGGGGTTCTATGAGGATCCTTTTTGCTTCCGATCATGCAGGTTTTCAAACGAAAGAGAAGTTGATGGAAGATGTCAAGAAACTGGGATACGGGGTAAGCGATTTCGGGACATCTTCCGAAGAATCAGTGGACTACGTCGACTTCGGATTGCAAGCGGCCGAGGCCGTTTCCTCGGGGAAGTTCGACAGGGGGGTATTGATATGCGGAAGTGGGATCGGTATGTCCATCACGGCCAATAAGGTCAAGGGTATCAGGGCGGCGCTCGCCTGCACACCCGAGATGGCAAGACTGAGCAGGGAGCACAACGATGCCAACATCCTCTGCATGGGAAGCAGGATAAATGATTATGAGAATATCCTCGATATGACAAGGATCTGGCTCGAGACCGATTTCAGCGGCGGGAGGCACTTACAAAGAGTGGAAAAGATCAGGGCTCTCGAGGACAGACTCTTCAAATGATAGATGATCCGGAGCGTTATTTGAACACCTACCTTATTATATGAAATACTACCCTGTCTTTCTTGATATTCGGGGGAAGAGTTGTCTGGTTGTGGGTGGAGGAAACGTCGCCAGACGAAAGGTAAAGTCTCTCCTCGATGCTGGCGCCGTGGTGAAGGTCATCAGTCCTGAATTGATATCATCTCTCAAGAGTCTGGTGGAAAACGGCAAGATAAAATATTTGAAGCGGGAATTTAGAAAGGAGGACCTTAAGGGCTCAGCTATCGTTATCGTTGCAACCGGTGACAGGGAATTGAATTGGAAGATCTACAGGGAAGCCACACGGTTCAACATCTTATGCAACGTCGTGGATGATCCAGAACTCTGCCATTTCACTGTTCCGTCATCAATCTCCAGAGGAGATCTTCAGATTGCCGTTTCCACGTCGGGGAAGAGCCCGACCCTTGCCAGGGAGATCAGGAAAAAGCTGGAAAAGATATTTGGGAGAGAATACGAAAAATATCTCAACCTTATGGGAGAGATCAGAACAGAGGTCCTCCAGCAGGTCGCATCCCCAGCGAAGAGAAAAAAGATCTTCGATGCGCTTTCCAGAAGCCGGATCCTCTCGCATTTGAAAAGGGGAAAAATGAGGGAAGCCTCCCGAGAATCGCGCCGCATCATCCAAAAACATTTATGAATCCGGTGACTATGAAGAAAATTTTTGCTGAGAGTGGTGTACTGGCAAAGGCGCATCCTGATTATGAATACAGGGCCGGGCAGCACGAGATGGCAGAGGCGGTGATGAATGCGATCGCTGCGGAAAGACATCTTCTAATCGAGGCTGGAACCGGGATTGGAAAGACGATGGCCTATCTCATTCCTGCTCTGGAATCGAAAAAGAAGTTCATCATTTCGACCGGCACCAAAAATCTTCAGGAACAGATCTTCTTTAAGGATATCCCTTTCATCAGGAAAAGGTTCAGCTACTCTTTCAAAGCCTGTTGCATGAAGGGAAGGGAAAACTATCTCTGCTTGAAACGGTTCAGAGATTTCGAGAGACAGCCCCTGTTCAGGGAACTTGAGGAGGCAACCTTTTTCGATACCCTGAAGGGCTGGGCAATGAAGACTAAGACTGGAGACCGGGGAGAACTCAAAGGAGTTCCAGAGGATATTTCTATCTGGTCAGACATAAACGCAAAGAGCGACACATGCATGGGGAAGAAATGCCCCTATTTCAAGCCATGCTTCCTGACTCTCCTCAAGAACAAGGCTCTGGGGGCAGATATTGTCATCGTCAATCATCACCTCTTCTTTGCCGATCTCTCCATCAGAAGCGATTTTGGTGCAGTGATTCCGCCGTACGAGCACCTCATCTTCGATGAGGCTCACATGATGGAAGAAGTGGCAACGAACTATTTTGGAATCTCTGTGAGCCGCAGGAAGTTCGATGAACTGTTGCGGGATGCGGAGAAGCTCTTCCCGGAAAGGACGAAGATCAATGAAAAGAAGAAAATTTTTGCTGGAGCGAAGGAATCGGTCGATGATTTCTTCTCGCATTTTGAGGGTGATGAGGGAAAGTTACAGTTTCCAGAGGCAAAGAGGGGTCTGCTCTCCTCCAGGGTTTCCGTTCTCTCCAACAGCTTCGATCTGCTCAGCACGGCTATGACGGAACGGGTGGGAGAGGGCGAAGAGCTTGAGAATATCTTGAACAGAAAGGAAAGACTTCTCCAGGCCCTCCAGTTCCTCGTCAAACAGGAAGATCGTAAATACGTCTACTGGTATGAAATCAGGAAGAAGAATGTCATCCTCCAGGCTTCACCCATTGATGTTTCGGAGATTCTCAGAGTCAATCTCTTTGAAAGGGTGAAGTGTGCCATCATGACTTCTGCCACTCTCTCGATTGCGGGGGATTTCTCCTTTTACAGGGAAAGACTGGGTGTGGTGAATCATCAAGAGCTCGCGGTAGAATCCCCGTACGACTTCGAGAAGCAGGCCATCATGTATCTCCCCGGTTCCATGCCCGAGCCGCACGAGGAGTCTTTCCTTGAAAGGATGAAAGAGGATCTCCTGAAGCTGCTGGAGATCAGTGAGGGGAGAGCCTTTGTCCTCTTCACCAGCATAGCCAACATGAAAAAGCTTCACAGGATGATGGCATCCAAAATAAGGTACCCTCTGCTCCTCCAGGGTGAGATGCCAAAGACGGAGCTTCTCGAGGAGTTCCGGTCGGGAAGGGGAGCCGTCCTCTTTGCCACCTCATCCTTCTGGCATGGAGTGGATGTCCAGGGAGAATCTCTCAGCCTCGTTGCCATAGATAAAATCCCCTTCGATGTCCCTTCGGACCCGCTCATCGCGACCCGCATCAAGTATCTGAAGGAAGAGGGGAGGAACGCTTTCTATGAGTATCAACTTCCCATGGCCGTCATCGAATTGAAACAGGGGCTCGGGAGACTGATCAGGAGCCGGAAGGATAAGGGGATTCTCGCCCTATTCGATCCGAGAGTCCTCACCAGAAAATATGGAAGGGTCTTCCTGGAATCCCTCCCTCCCTTCAAAGTCACGGATCGGCTTGACGATGTCGAGAGTTTCTTCAAACCACACCTGGATTAGAAGAGATGATGGAAAAGAAAAGGATCTATCTGATAGATGGAACGAACCAGATCTTCAGGGCCTTCTATGCCATCAAAAGCCAGCTCACGAACCAGAGAGGTCTGCCGACGAACGCCGTATATGGTTTTGCAAGAATGCTCAAGAAACTTCTGGCAGAGAAGAAGCCTGACTATGTTGCATGTGCCTTCGACCTTTCTGCTCCCACCTTCCGTCACGAAGAGTTCAAGGGGTACAAGGCGAATAGACCGGAAGCCCCGGAAGAGTTGAGCATCCAGTTCCCGTATGCGAAAAAAGTCTGCGAGGCGTTCGGAGTTCCGGTACTGGAAATGGAAGGCTATGAGGCGGATGACCTCATCGGGACGCTCTCCAGAAAGGCCAGTGAAGAGGGGTTTTCCGTCGTCATCGTCGCCTCCGACAAGGACCTCTTCCAGCTTGTCGATGGATCTGTCTTGATGCTCAATCCGCAGAAAGAGGAAGGAGAGATCGGGAAAGAAGAAGTCATGAGGATATTCGGCGTTGCCCCGGAGCGAGTCGTCGACGTCTTTTCCCTCTGGGGAGACCCCGTTGATAACATCCCCGGTGTCCCCGGCATCGGTGAGAAGAGGGCTAAGGAGATAATCGCAACCTATGGTTCCCTCGAAAAAGTCATCGACAGAGCAGAAAGATTTATTGCATTCTTTGCATTGAGAAATGCGCTACTTAAGGAGATCGAGGAGATAGAAGCATCCTCTGGGGCTCACAGGAAAATACCATGGGAGCGTTTTTTCGATGAACTGGATGAAGCAAGAGAAAAAGGGCGAGCGCTGCTGAATGTAGAAAAGGATTCCGGCTTCTATAAGAAAGTCGAAGAACTTTTAGCTTCCTTCGAAGAGATTGCAAAGAAGAAATCAGACTATCTCAACGAACCGGAAGGGGTGCCAACGGAACTTCGAATACTGAAGAAACTATTGAAGGATCTGGAGAAGGGAAGTTCCTACAAGTCGTGGGAAAGCGTATCACAGCATAAAGATCGCGCTGTCATGAGTCGGAAGCTGGCAAAGATTGAGCAGAGCGTTCCGCTGATCCTGGAGCCTGGCTCTCTGAAATACAAGGGCATCCGGGAGGAAGAACTGAGAGCGCTTTTCACGGAGCTTGGCTTTTCCTCCATGCTTGCGGGGTTGGAGAAGGGAGAAGTAGTGGAGGGTACGGCCCCTTCTTCTGGAGAGGTAACCTTTGAACCGATCGCAAGCCTGGATGATCTGAGTGCTCTGGAGGATAAACTTGCGAAGAGGAGGGAGGCTTTCATCGGCCTCCTTCGCATGCCGGGGCACCAAAAAAACAGGGAGAAAATAGCCATTTCATTTTACATCCCTGATGAAGGAAAGAGCTACGCTTTTCTTCTTCCTTCTGAAGGTGTATTCCTGAACAATCTCCTGGCTCTGGAGACACTGAAGAGAGCCCTGCAGAATGAGAAGATAAAGAAGATCGGACACGACCTCAAGACTTCGCTCATCTCTCTCAGAAGGCATGAGATTGATCTCGGTGGGATCTCTTTCGATGCAATGTTAGCAGCCTACCTGCTTGATCCATCTAGGAAAGATTTTGAACTTCCCACAATCGTCGAAGAGGTGCTTCATGCTCGATATACCGAAGAGAAGCTGGAAGAAGAGGATGGTCACATTCCCGAGCAGCGTCTCTTGCAGAACTGTGCCAGGAGAGCCTTCTATACTGCGAGGCTCCATCCACTTCTCAAAAATATGCTGCTGAAAGAGAATCTTGAAGAGCTGTATGAGACGGTAGAGATGCCTCTCATCGAGGTCCTTGCCGGGATGGAGATGTCAGGCGTGAAGATCGACACGGAACTACTCGGGTCGATGTCCATCGATATGGAAGCCGAGCTTCAAGCTGTCAGCGAGGAGATCTACAAACTGGCAGGACAAAAGTTCAACATCAATTCCCCGAAGCAGTTAGGCGATATCCTCTTCAGGAAGCTTGGACTCGCCCATGCCAGGAAGACACCGAAGAGCCGTGAGTTTGCAACGGGGATGGAAGTGCTGGAAGAGCTATCAGCCGTTCACCCGCTGCCGCGGAAGGTGCTGGAGTACAGGAGCATCGCTAAGATGAAAGCGACTTACGTGGATGCCCTTCCGGCTCTAATAGACCCTGGGACGGGAAGGGTCCACACATCCTTTCATCAGACCGGGACGGCCACCGGGAGGCTCTCTTCGAGCGATCCCAACCTCCAGAACATCCCGATCCGTTCCGAATCGGGAAAGGAGATCAGAAAGGCATTCGTCCCTGAAGAGGGGTATCTCTTTGTCTCCGCAGATTATTCCCAGGTGGAGCTGAGAATCCTTGCCCATCTCTCCGATGACCAGGACATGATCGAATCCTTCGTGAAGGAGGAGGATATCCATAGAACAACCGCCTCAAGGATTCTGGGGATCCCTTACGAAAGCGTGACTGATGATCACAGGCGTTTTGCGAAGACCATCAACTTCGGGATTCTCTATGGGATGGGAGCCTTTCGTCTGTCCAGGGAGCTGGGGATCTCCAGCAGGGAGGCTCAAAGGTTCATAGATTCCTATTTCCAGAGGTTTCGGAGGGTGAGAGACTACATCGATGAGACGACGGAGTTCGTCAGGAAGGAGGGGTACGTTACGACGCTCTTCGGGAGGGTGAGATATTTCAAGGAGATAGGCAGCAAGAACCAGAGGCTCATGCAGCAGGCGATCAGGCAGGCGGTCAACACGACAATACAGGGGACGGCGGCCGATCTAATAAAAAAAGCCATGATATCAATCCACAGGGAGTTTGGACAATATCAAGCCCGCATGATACTCCAGGTCCACGATGAGCTTCTCTTCGAGGTCCCTGAAGAGAATGTCGAGAAGGTGAAGAGGCTTGTCAAGGAGAAGATGGAGTACGTTTATCCACTGAAGGCTCCATTGATCGTCAATGTCTCTTCCGGCAAAAGCTGGGCCGATACCAAATAGATCAAAGAACTCAATAATGTTTATTTTGCTTTCCAGCGCTCGCTCATCTCGAGCAAAGGAGTGGAAAAATATCTTGCGGGGAATATATTACCTTTGAAAGACCAAATGGTTTTAAGAGAGAATGGATGATCTGAAGAAGATCCTTGTGGTTGATGACGAGCCTTCGGTGAGAGAGGTCCTGAGCGAAGGGTTAGATCTCTCGGGATACGAATGTTTTACAGCTTCTAACTATAGCGAAGCACTGGAAAAGCTCAAAAGTGATCGATTCCAACTTGTTCTCAGCGACATCAACATGCCCGGCGAGAGTGGCATAGACCTCCTCCGCACGATCAAAGAGCACGATCATGACATGGATGTAATCATGGTGACCGGGGTCATCGACATCGATTCGGCAATCCATGCAATGAGGCTCGGCGCCAGTGACTATGTTACGAAGCCGTTCAATTTCGAGGAGTTGCGGATCGTCATCGAAAGGACGTTAGAAAAGCGAAGATTGATCCAGGAGAATAGAGAGTATCAACTCAACCTTGAGAAGAAAGTCCGGGAGAGAACGGAAGAGATTCTCAGCAAGACGAAAGAGATAGAGAGGCTCTACAATGAGCTATCCGTCGCTTTCCATCAAATCCAAGAGAACTACAATGCGACCCTGGAAGCCCTCATAGTCGCCCTCGATACGAGAGACGCGGAGACCCAGGGGCATTCCAAGAGGGTCGTCGAGTATACATCGCTTATTGCCGAGAGGATTGGGATTGTCGGCAAGAATATGGTCGATATCAGAAGGGGAGCCCTTCTTCATGATGTCGGGAAGATCGGGATACCCGATGCCATTCTGAGAAAGCCGGGAAAATTGACCGATGAGGAATGGTGCATCATGCGAAAGCATCCTGAGTACGGGTATAAGGTGCTGAGCGGCATCAAATTCCTCGAGGACGCGCTTCTCATTGTGCTTCATCACCATGAGAGGTGGGATGGCACAGGCTATCCGGGAGGATTGAAAAACGGCTCCATACCGCTGGCGGCGCGGATATTTGCCGTTGCCGATACGCTGGATGCCATGACATCGCCTCGCCCATACCGGAATGCGCTTACCTACGAGCAGGCCCGGGATGAAGTCCTTAAGTTCAAAGGAACTCAATTCGATCCCATGGTCGCCGATGTCTTCCTTTCCATTCCAAAATCGGACTGGGAAGCAATCGACAGGAGGATCCACGAGGAAATCAGCATCGTACAGAGCTTCGTGCCCGTGAAGTTTAAGTGAAACTTTCTCATTAGAATACCTTAGATCTATTATTTCACTTTAATCGTGATGATTTCATCACCGGAGAAGATTCTGCCCACAACGCTGCCTCATTCTTTTTAGCTTAAGCATTGGATTTTCTTGACGAAATGGTTTATGGCTGATAGACTTTTTTGCATGCAGAAGTATGATTTAAAAGGGATTTTCATCTTTTTTCTTGTGGCAACGCTCTCTTACGGTCTTCTGGGGACTGAAGAGAAGCATACTATTTACACTGATGAACAAACCGAAGCATTTTTCAAGAAGTTTGACTTCGTCCAGAAAGAGACGAAGACCATCCAGGCAACATTCGTCGAGAAGAAAGAGCTGAAGCTCCTCGAAGAGCCGGTTGTATCGAAGGGGAGGTTCTATTTTACGAGTCCGAGCCAGGCCCTCTGGGAATATCAGAATCCTGAAGAAAAGACATTCCTTCTGACGAAAAATGACCTAATCAGTTATTACCCCAAAGAAAAGAAAGCGGAGAAAGTCAACATCAAGCGGTTCAGTGGGCAGGTCTTTAAATTTTTCGCCGTCGGGCAGATCTCGAAAGATCTAAAAGACTATTACAATATCGAGGTCTCTAACAACAATAACTCCAAGAAGATTATCATGACCCTCAGACCTAAGAAGAGAAGGGCGAAGAAAAGAGTCGATGTTGTAAGGATCTGGATCGATAAAACGACCCTTCAACCATACCAGATCCAATATGTGGAGATGGATGGAGACAAAACGACGCTCACATTCGACAATTTAAAAATTAACGAGGAGATTAGTGCGGAAATCTACAAACTGAATATCCCGCCCGATGTCGAGATTAAAGAAGGCTTCTCTGAGTTTTCCGACAAAGGTAAATAAAAAGAAAATGACAGGACAGGTCAGGCATCATGCCTGACCTGTCATCGCCTCTCGTTTGTGGATGAGGAGTTAGTACATGTCACCCATGCCGCCGCCATGTGGAGGCATCATCGGTGGCTTCTTCTCCTCCGGGATTTCATAGACCGCTGCCTCCGTTGTGAGCATCAGACTAGCTATGGAGGAAGCGTTCTGAAGAGCCGTCCTCACGACTTTGGTTGGATCGATGATCCCGCCCTCGACCATGTCGGCGAAAGTTTCTTTATAAGCATCGAAGCCCCAGTTCTTCCCCTTTTCCTTCTC is part of the Acidobacteriota bacterium genome and harbors:
- a CDS encoding bifunctional precorrin-2 dehydrogenase/sirohydrochlorin ferrochelatase yields the protein MKYYPVFLDIRGKSCLVVGGGNVARRKVKSLLDAGAVVKVISPELISSLKSLVENGKIKYLKREFRKEDLKGSAIVIVATGDRELNWKIYREATRFNILCNVVDDPELCHFTVPSSISRGDLQIAVSTSGKSPTLAREIRKKLEKIFGREYEKYLNLMGEIRTEVLQQVASPAKRKKIFDALSRSRILSHLKRGKMREASRESRRIIQKHL
- a CDS encoding HD domain-containing phosphohydrolase is translated as MDDLKKILVVDDEPSVREVLSEGLDLSGYECFTASNYSEALEKLKSDRFQLVLSDINMPGESGIDLLRTIKEHDHDMDVIMVTGVIDIDSAIHAMRLGASDYVTKPFNFEELRIVIERTLEKRRLIQENREYQLNLEKKVRERTEEILSKTKEIERLYNELSVAFHQIQENYNATLEALIVALDTRDAETQGHSKRVVEYTSLIAERIGIVGKNMVDIRRGALLHDVGKIGIPDAILRKPGKLTDEEWCIMRKHPEYGYKVLSGIKFLEDALLIVLHHHERWDGTGYPGGLKNGSIPLAARIFAVADTLDAMTSPRPYRNALTYEQARDEVLKFKGTQFDPMVADVFLSIPKSDWEAIDRRIHEEISIVQSFVPVKFK
- the rpiB gene encoding ribose 5-phosphate isomerase B, whose amino-acid sequence is MRILFASDHAGFQTKEKLMEDVKKLGYGVSDFGTSSEESVDYVDFGLQAAEAVSSGKFDRGVLICGSGIGMSITANKVKGIRAALACTPEMARLSREHNDANILCMGSRINDYENILDMTRIWLETDFSGGRHLQRVEKIRALEDRLFK
- the polA gene encoding DNA polymerase I produces the protein MMEKKRIYLIDGTNQIFRAFYAIKSQLTNQRGLPTNAVYGFARMLKKLLAEKKPDYVACAFDLSAPTFRHEEFKGYKANRPEAPEELSIQFPYAKKVCEAFGVPVLEMEGYEADDLIGTLSRKASEEGFSVVIVASDKDLFQLVDGSVLMLNPQKEEGEIGKEEVMRIFGVAPERVVDVFSLWGDPVDNIPGVPGIGEKRAKEIIATYGSLEKVIDRAERFIAFFALRNALLKEIEEIEASSGAHRKIPWERFFDELDEAREKGRALLNVEKDSGFYKKVEELLASFEEIAKKKSDYLNEPEGVPTELRILKKLLKDLEKGSSYKSWESVSQHKDRAVMSRKLAKIEQSVPLILEPGSLKYKGIREEELRALFTELGFSSMLAGLEKGEVVEGTAPSSGEVTFEPIASLDDLSALEDKLAKRREAFIGLLRMPGHQKNREKIAISFYIPDEGKSYAFLLPSEGVFLNNLLALETLKRALQNEKIKKIGHDLKTSLISLRRHEIDLGGISFDAMLAAYLLDPSRKDFELPTIVEEVLHARYTEEKLEEEDGHIPEQRLLQNCARRAFYTARLHPLLKNMLLKENLEELYETVEMPLIEVLAGMEMSGVKIDTELLGSMSIDMEAELQAVSEEIYKLAGQKFNINSPKQLGDILFRKLGLAHARKTPKSREFATGMEVLEELSAVHPLPRKVLEYRSIAKMKATYVDALPALIDPGTGRVHTSFHQTGTATGRLSSSDPNLQNIPIRSESGKEIRKAFVPEEGYLFVSADYSQVELRILAHLSDDQDMIESFVKEEDIHRTTASRILGIPYESVTDDHRRFAKTINFGILYGMGAFRLSRELGISSREAQRFIDSYFQRFRRVRDYIDETTEFVRKEGYVTTLFGRVRYFKEIGSKNQRLMQQAIRQAVNTTIQGTAADLIKKAMISIHREFGQYQARMILQVHDELLFEVPEENVEKVKRLVKEKMEYVYPLKAPLIVNVSSGKSWADTK
- the dgt gene encoding dGTP triphosphohydrolase, producing MLQETGPIRTREVLEKYEEERLSCYALKSSRARRLIDVSSEGRLFDYRTEFQRDRDRIIYSRAFRRLRNKASISHITDEDHGRDRLNHTLEVSQIARTLGRGLSLNEDLIEAISLAHDLGVPPFGEAAEKTLDSILKGRILEGLTEIKTDLYGFARNKQSLRVVDLLEKRYEHEGLNLTSDTREGIVKQGEKGKDMAYPDMIKEGLHPGLAPSFEAQVVFIADEIATQIESADDGLRCGIIELKEAERLALVRELIKKIGKRYTALRGRYMKIASINRGLTHLLVTNVICHSLQALSRWAEKNGVCSTERFYQSRETISGNEISFPPRVKKMFGEFWDFISSRTAYTFHTQRVRERAKRIIEGLFMAYYRNPLILEDYLLLRYREIRGVKFLRDIPGKRMGKEIVRYKKDPRFVRLICDHIAGMTDNYARQEYEKLNLEYHKG
- a CDS encoding outer membrane lipoprotein carrier protein LolA, which gives rise to MADRLFCMQKYDLKGIFIFFLVATLSYGLLGTEEKHTIYTDEQTEAFFKKFDFVQKETKTIQATFVEKKELKLLEEPVVSKGRFYFTSPSQALWEYQNPEEKTFLLTKNDLISYYPKEKKAEKVNIKRFSGQVFKFFAVGQISKDLKDYYNIEVSNNNNSKKIIMTLRPKKRRAKKRVDVVRIWIDKTTLQPYQIQYVEMDGDKTTLTFDNLKINEEISAEIYKLNIPPDVEIKEGFSEFSDKGK
- a CDS encoding ATP-dependent DNA helicase gives rise to the protein MKKIFAESGVLAKAHPDYEYRAGQHEMAEAVMNAIAAERHLLIEAGTGIGKTMAYLIPALESKKKFIISTGTKNLQEQIFFKDIPFIRKRFSYSFKACCMKGRENYLCLKRFRDFERQPLFRELEEATFFDTLKGWAMKTKTGDRGELKGVPEDISIWSDINAKSDTCMGKKCPYFKPCFLTLLKNKALGADIVIVNHHLFFADLSIRSDFGAVIPPYEHLIFDEAHMMEEVATNYFGISVSRRKFDELLRDAEKLFPERTKINEKKKIFAGAKESVDDFFSHFEGDEGKLQFPEAKRGLLSSRVSVLSNSFDLLSTAMTERVGEGEELENILNRKERLLQALQFLVKQEDRKYVYWYEIRKKNVILQASPIDVSEILRVNLFERVKCAIMTSATLSIAGDFSFYRERLGVVNHQELAVESPYDFEKQAIMYLPGSMPEPHEESFLERMKEDLLKLLEISEGRAFVLFTSIANMKKLHRMMASKIRYPLLLQGEMPKTELLEEFRSGRGAVLFATSSFWHGVDVQGESLSLVAIDKIPFDVPSDPLIATRIKYLKEEGRNAFYEYQLPMAVIELKQGLGRLIRSRKDKGILALFDPRVLTRKYGRVFLESLPPFKVTDRLDDVESFFKPHLD